Sequence from the Babylonia areolata isolate BAREFJ2019XMU chromosome 25, ASM4173473v1, whole genome shotgun sequence genome:
TGATGACACAAAAGAGTACTTCAACACAATGTACCGTTGAATGGTGGTAGTGAACTTGTCAGCCTGTGGCCCCGTGGTTCCGATCCTGCCTGACgacacaaagagtaatacaatacaatgcacgtTAGATGGTGGTAGCAAACTTGTCAGCTTGTGGCCCCGTGGTTCCGATCCTGCCTGACGACACaaatctaatatcatcatcttagatgaacagactataaataaataaacgaaacttaTACAACACGATGTACCGTTGAATGGTGGTAGTAAACTTGTCAGCCTGTGGCCCCGTGGTTCAGATCCTACCTGACGACACGGCGGACTGGACACGGCTGAACGCGGAGACGATGACGGTGGGTCGTGTGGAGCAGttcaccccctccctgtcctggGCCAGCATGCTGAACAAACGTTCTGCCGACCGGGTGagggtctctgtgtctctgtctatactctgtctgtctctctattaggCTGTAATTGAGATGTAATTAATTTATGCTCcgatgcttttattattattatttagtattgtgtagtgtagtgtagaccctattcagggcgttgactggatgtaaaaaaaaattttttaaagcacaccagtgcttatctgttgtcctcgaaaataaagaattttttctctctgtctgtcgctctgtctgtctgtctgtctgtctgtctgtctctgtctctgtctctgtctctctctctctctctctctctctctctctctctctctctctctctctctctctgctgttagTTGTGCAaatcgattgatttcgttttggatttggttttcatcaatattaccACTACTGATACATGGTATTTGTATTATGAAGCCcgatgtcattagggctgtaaagctattgattACAGCCATTGACATTAAAGCGTTcagtgttctgtttgtctgtctgtctgtctgtctctgtctctctctctctcttattccatcCGATATAAGGATGAAAAGAAATCTTAACTTACAGCACACGAAGGCTAAATACGGGCAGTAGTTTGTCTTTTTATCCCCACTACCCgacaaaatgaataaattaagCGAAATCGATACATGTAAAACTTAAACTGTAATATTTGAAATAATGAAATGATCTTCAATATAAAattgtgtgttctcttttttccccttgtcgTTTTCACATGTTACACATGTTGtatgtcaaaaaagaaaagaaaaaaaagaagaagaaaaaaaaaaaccctcagaaaAACAGTAGATGACTGATTCACCCGAAAAGCATTCGAGGAACTTAACATGCAGTGGCTTGACACTGTGGCTGTCGAAGTGGTTAATGTCCACATTCTCAACAATCCGGATatcagcagtaacaacaataaaaagtttCACCCGAATGATCCATTCGAAAAGCATTCGAGGAACTTGCACTGAATGGCTTAACACCGGCCCTCCACGTTGTTATTGTCCATATTCTCACACCCTGGagattagcaacaacaacaaaaaggtcacCCAGAAGTCTCGCCTacacttctttctttccccccgccccctcccccatccccctctcgccTAAATAAATAGATGATACATTCGAAACACATTCGAAGAACTTAACATTGAATGGCTGGTGAATGTCCACATTCTCAACACTGCGgacattagcaacaacaacaacgtcaacaacaacaaaaggtcacCCAGAAGTCGcacttttcttcctccctcccccctccttcccccaggtACGTGTGTACATTGAATGGCTTGACACTGTGGCCCTCAAAGTGGTTAACGTCCATATTCTCACACTCGggatatatgcacgcacacgcacacacacacacacacacacacacacacacactgtcacactcacacacacacacacacacacacacacacacacacacacacactcactcactcactcactcacactgtcacacacacacacacacacacatacacatatacatacacacatatatatatatatattcagaagtCTCACCTTatcacctttcttcttccttcccccttccccccctctctccctacaggTACGTGTGTACTACAAGGACTACCTGGAGACCCTGGACATCCTGCTGCAGCGGTCTGAGGACGACGTGGTCAAGACGTACATCTTCTACCACGTGCTGTTCCGCAAGGGCTGGCCTTTGGTGCCCAGGTCGCTCCGGGAGGTCATGATGACCTTCCTTGAGGTGGACGTTCCCCTGGACTACTCTGACACTGGCTGTGCTaaggtttgtgagtgtgtgtgtgtgtgtgtgtggagggggagcagCTGGGGGGGGTGAGTGCAAGGCGGGTGTTTGCGTGTGGGGTCCAGGACATGAAGACCTTCCTTGAAGTGGACGTTCCCCAGAACTACTCTGATGCTGGCTGTGCATaggtttgtgagtgcgtgtgtggggtggggtggaaggtgggtgtTTGCGtgtcggggatggggtggggggggcagggtccAGGTCATGATAACCTTGAGGTGGATGTTCCCCAGAGCTACTCTGACGCTGGCTGtactaatgtgtgtgtttgagggtggggtgggggtgtgcgtatatgcttgtgtgcatgcgtctgtgtaaTGCACTAGTGTTTACTTAATACACGTGCGTGTACCTTGCAGATAACATTCGATGTAGCTTTCCCGGATGCCGTTCAGCTGCTGAAGTCGAACGCAGTGGAGACATTCATGGTCGAAGAGAACTTCAGTGAAGAGTTGGTTCACAACCTAACAGTGACACTGGACTCGGTGTTGACAGACCTCGGTTGGCTGACGGAACTAACAAGGTGAAGTTTGTATGTCGTAAGATTGCTGTCTGTCCATGAATGTATACgcattattattttgttcttttgcaTTTGCCCTCGATACAAAAATCCTGTGAACGGTGTCTCAGTCTGCTGGGAATCTTACACTGGCTCAGATTGGTTTGTTTCTGCTGTTAATGGTACGATTCTGTCAAGTATGTAACTGGAGGGAGAGTGTATAGAAACATTGCAATATGATTCTTCTTATTTTTAAGAAAGAAGATTGACTGCACCATGCATGACGTTTTCGCTGGACATTTCACAGTATAACATTAAGATCTATAGGAGCCATttcttgttggatttttttttatgtaaccaGCCAACTTATCTAGAAAAGAACCCCTTGTCgatcctgtgtgtgtttgtattgggggggggggggggcgggagggaggtggggtgtgtgatgtatgtgagagagagagagagagagctctgaaaTGTTCAGTGAATAGGCCTCAgacccatgtcattgagggtggttacaaggTCATAGTCAAAACAGAATGATAgtttctttgtgtgagtgagagagagagggggggagtggggggggagaggagagagagagagagatttaactcactcagtacggccagtcctctcttctcctctacacagacccctcggatgtccagtgggtgtctgaatgacccaacctttagcttccgtcgtcagaattttggtattctttgtcaacattcacgtcttcagtataagagccttccgcttgcaatattttgatgatggtaattggggtgaaacgctgttaacgtcgtctctttcgccgtttgtatggagcgAGTTAACCCCCAGAAATTATTTCTTTCCCCAGGAACTTTCTGGCCAGCAAAATGTCCCTCCTGGCCACGTCGGGTCCGGAGCTGGGTGTCCGGAAAGAGACGGTCAATCCGGAATTCCGGAGCAACGTGAGCGCCACGCAGTCTTTCCTGAGCAACGCCCTGCAGAGGCGGCGCTCCCTGGTGGCCATGGAGAGAACTCTGGACGAGAGGAAAGTGGATCGGCCCGACGAAGTCCGTCTCCAGTTCAGTCCCTTGTACAGTGTGGACACCGACACGTTATGTGagttctctttgtgtctgacaataatgacaacaatacaagtaatggtttattcagtttttacaggccatCTTGCCCATATGAACAGGAAAAATGCTTGAAGTTAGCAAAAAGATGTAGGTGAGTGAAAAAAGTTTTCACCGCTAAAATCACGTGCTTTTCAAAAGACACATGTAGTTCCATGTGACAACACTTAATTATATTTAACAGTAGTCGTAATGTTAATTTACTTTCACTTGCTAAGTTTTAAACATTCATTAATGTATGCTGAACTTTAAAAGTCAGTTTAGCTGACATGTTGGTACGTAGTAACTGTACTTTAAAATAAATCTGATGGAAATCGATAAATAGTAAAGGGGTAACGAGTGTGGCAGATTTCCATTGTACATTGATACATTTGTTCTTGTTATGAAATACTGATGCAGACTTCTTTCTATGCCTGATAgcagttccctgtgtgtgtgtgtgtgtgtgtgtgtttccacacagGAATTTTCTTGTTCTGAACGTGTGTGTTTCACAcctggtatgtatgtatatttttgtttttgggttgttgttttttcaaacggGAATAATATGTGTGCATAGATTTCAGTCATGGTGTATACGAGTTTCAGTGAGAATTGTTCGATGTAGTGTAGTAAGTTTGCTTCAGACCtgatgatgtgtgctgtgtgcgtttcAGACCtgatgatgtgtgctgtgtgcgtttcAGACCtgatgatgtgtgctgtgtgcgtttcAGACCTGCCTCTGGCTTTCATTCATCTGGGCACCTGGCTGAAAGACAGTGCGGAACTTCTACCTCTCTATCAATACATTGCTGCCAGAAGTATCCTGTCTGGCCTTCTCCGTACGTgtgtacctttctttttttttaaattttatttcatagCTCAGCCGAACATGTTTTTCCCAACAATTTATATTCAAAGAAGAGCAGAATTTAATAGACATTGTACTTTGGGAGCTGACGGAATAGAATGTTTTGAACATTGACCATTCAACATGAAAATAACATAGGCAGAGCAATAAATATTCAACGACGCACAGATTCCATGAAAAAGAGAAAGCTTAGTCTGCGAACGTGTTCTTTGAtctcgtgttttttgtgtgtttaggtttttgtttttgtttttttaatgaaatcgaTTGTGTTCCTCCCTCAACTAAAAAGTGGATAAAATGGGGTTGGCTGTAATGTCCACTGATGGCTCCTGTgacgtttctttgtttttcttctttcctgtgaCAGTGACCACTGGCGATTGCTGTgacgttcttttttttgttccctcCTGTCTGGTCATCGTTAAGGCTGTGGAACTTTTGATCACACAGATGTTCTGTGCCCCCCTGCGCAATGAGTCACAAGAAAATTAATACGCTTTCTTCTTTGCTATCCCATTCTCAAGAGAATATTCCAGGAGAAATCATTCTTCCGAAATTTTGTTGTCCAGTCTTGAGAAAAATATtccagagagaaaaataaagtaaGTCATAAAATGACTACAGACAGCCTATCGCTGTTTTATGAGAATGTTTACGTCAGTTTACTCGGTACTGTGACCCGTAGCGTGCGTTTGTACGGCTTGGTTTTGTTATACAGTTATGTTCACATAGCCCTTCCTAAGTGGCTGTGGCCTTTGATGATAATTATATTGATAACTGTCCgtgccctccccccgcccccccccacacacacacacaccgcctcccatccccctaccttccttcttttttttcttttttttttttgttttgatctattactttgctttctttttcattttttttttcttatgcttgatatttgcggggttttttgtttggttggtattttttatgtccagggctgggtggaaaaaagcatgtgtacttgctcatctcattaccctggtgaaatagaatttcgtttcgtttcgtttcgtttccgtgTCCgatttcctgtctctctttgttagttttttttcattcttcaacccttttgttttctgtggcagACCCAGAAACTAGGAACTCTTGGACCGATCCCTCGGTGCTGTCTCTACAGGAGAGAATCACCTGTATGTCTGACAACGTCACCCCCACGCTATCCtctgtaagtgagagagagagagagtgtgtgtgtgtgtgagagagagagagagaactcagaacttttttttatttaagattttgggcatggcccattcttccaacctgtccttgctaatctacatcagttacaatagcacacatatattaaatgaaaaggggagaaagacagaatttaaaaaaaaaagtcctgcagaaaaaatatgataaagaacagacacacacacacacagattgacaaaaggacgagggagggagagagagatgtcagtatCGACGatcggatgactaaagccacattgttatcATCAAGTCCACCttcgacagttgtaattaatagtTAAATGActaccgtgagagagagagagagtgtgtgtgtgtgaaagacacacacacacacacacacacacatttaatgccACTGgcagatacccttttggcaagggggttacaataCATACTGATACAGTGCCGATAAACATAGGCACAAACTTTTGGCTCCAATTGAAACGCGTTTCCAAAAGCCGATGAACATGCACAATAACACACAGACGCGCTAGCACATAACCACTCGCGGacccacgcgcatacacacaaacacaaaattaatatcCTCCCATACTTCTCATGGTTAATTCACACTTTTAAGAACAACGTCCAGCAACTAATAAAATCATGATTTTCGGTCACTTACCCCAAATTCCtatcgattgagagagagagagagaatggggactGATGTGTTGGGGGTTAGAATGGTGGAGTATCAGCACGATTCGTGAATGATTATGAAAGGTTTCAAACTGAATTCAGTCTTATGCACATCTCTTCGGACGTTTTCATGTGTCATGTTGATTTTGTGTCAAAAACATGATTTCATTGTTATTtttgcatttgatttttttttcttttcttttctttttttttttttcagaacgtgGACCCAGATCATTTGACAAACTTGATCACAGCGGCTGCCACACTGCAACTCATCAACAAGGTAAGTAACCGCAAGTTGCTATCGCGGTAGGTAATCACATAGTTTTTTCCCTTGTCACGCATGGCAACAGAAATTGTTCCGGAATatatcgttttgttgttttttcacatgcGTATTAGTTCTTGCCATCTAACGATGAACTTGAAGCCGTTTGTTGACAATTTTGGTCGAATATGACTGTCATGGCAGAgtgagggcctagaggtaacgcgtccgcctaggaagcgagagaatctgagcgcgctggttcgaatcacggctcagccactgatattttctacccctccactagaccttgagtggtggtctggacgctagtcattcgaatcagacgataaaccgaggttccgtgtgcagcatgcacttaacgcacgtaaaagaacccatggcaacaaaagggttattcctggcaaaattctgttgaaaaattcacttcgatagaaaaaaactaataaaattgcacgcagggagaaaaaaaaaaatgtggcgctgtagtgtagtgacgcgctctccctggggagagcagcccgaatttcacacagagtaatttgttgtgataaaaacaaatacaaatacgtgttCATATAGAGTACTTCTTCTGGCAGGCGGTGCTGGTGAATCATCAGCTTTGTCGTCGATTTCCTTTGTCTCACTGTTCCCTAATCCCCCAAAAACAAAgtgtgttaaaagaaaaaagaagagaaagaaattagTCATGAGCTAGAGAAAGAattgtaatgagagagagagagaagggagggggcgagggaggggagggttatTCCGGAGTGCAGATAAGAACACAGTGGGAATATCATTCATTTTTCTGTTTCAGGACGAAACCAGTGCTTCAAAAGAGCAGCTAACACTGGGAAGCAACACTTTCGCTGACAAAAAGCAGTTCCGTTTCTACCTCCTGGCACAGGTAAAAACGTGCTgtcatatacttacacacacgcgtgcgcatacatacatacgcctaTACATAATTGTAGGTCTTCGTAAGTTGATGGCGATTGCGCTCTTTTTGTGaggttaactctgtgtgtgtgtgagagagagagagagagagagagagagagagagagagatgctgtctCTTTTTCACCGGAGATGGAGTGTGTTCTTCACTGATCATGTGGCTTGAAACTGTTCCGATTTTACATGCTGGGACAGCTTCAGATCTTGGAAACAGCTTCATAATTTCGAAACAGCTAAAATGATACAAAATGACAAATAGTCATAAACACGTATACAAAGTTGTGGTGGTGGATCATCACTTGAtgccagtggattttttttttcttgggtgaGTAATAAGCGTGCGTATTCATGTACTCTCAGTGCTTGTGTAAATTAAacaaacgacgatgatgatgatgtgcactCAATATGCTACTTGTGAAAATGTTTCTCAGTGGTGTTCAAATTAAGTTATGGTTTACCTAAACCagtgtttattttctgttgtagGCGTACTGCTCAGGTGATGTGTTCAAAGAGCTTGGAGAACTTGCTCCAGGGAAACCCAAAGCAGAAGTCGAGTAAgtgcagatgaagaagaaagaaaattattccaaaagtttgtttttgatttaacaATCGCACACAGAAAAACTGGTAATCACACACTGGAAAACACCAGACTACCTTGTATGTGCTGTTTTCATGTCAATATGTAAGAATGAGAGCATGTGCGTATGCGCGTGGTCATGTATGTAGTACTGTCGAGCATGTTGGCATAAACGCGTATATGCCTGTAAAAGTTCATGACTAACAGTTCACACACTCAAACGCCCATAATACATGACTCAGTTAAGTTCAAAAGAAATGCTCCATACACATTTACAACTCTTTAGTGATGAAATTGTGTACTTTCGATTTCTGGTAAGGGTTTTTGGATTATACTTCTTGCAAATGGTCAGCGATAAAAGAAAGACCGAATCATTTCCACATAGCGTTCAGCTCCCCCCAGCCCCAACTtccaaaccccctcctccccccaccccctccaaaaaaaaacaaaatttccaCATTCCTTGACCCTGGGAACATCAAAgctttccatttgtgtgtgtaatgaaaacttaggtaataaaaaaaagtatgttttttgtggtgggtgggggttcgtTGAAATGCACATCGTGCTTAGATGTAACCCGTGTCCCCACAGGTTGAACTTTGCCATCGCCAATGACAACCTGTTCGGTATGGCCTTCGGCTGTGAGCCAGGACTGCCCATGGCTGGCATAAGCACCTGCAGCCTCTGGGACGAGGACTCTTTCTTCGACTACAACTCCTAAGGCAGCTtcaaagatgggggaggggaggatgtgggaggggagagaaagatttgAGTGATTGTGAGCCTGTATCGGTTGTGAACATTTGTGATTTTGCCCGGGAAAAAAGTCAACAGGCATGATGATGCCTCTACAGACAAAAAGGCAGACGAATGGAcaactttgtttttatttcagtgaATGATTTTAGTCTGTGTTGACAAGCTCATTATAAAGAACCATTTACTCTGGTTGGTGCCGTCTTTTGGCATTTTACTTGTGGAGGTAGGACCGAAGGTTTTGTTTAGAATTTGTATACCTGATGTGCTGGCATTTTTATTTATGGGGGTAGGAATGAATGTTCTGTTTTTGAAAACTTGTGctggctttttaaaaaatttatttatacTTTATTGCTTGTGGGGGTTGGACCGAAAGTTCTGATTAGAATTTGTATACTTGATgtgcaagcattttttttttacttgtgggGGTAGGAACGGAAAAATGTTAGATTTTGGTAATTGTCTTGCAACACCCCCAAAATATTGGGGGCCGGACTCTTGTGGGATGGCACGAACAAACCTCCAGTTTGGAGAAAGGCTGATGCCgtcctttttcaattttttttttgctgttcatcTATATAATAAAAATACTGGGGAAAAAATCATCCCTTCTACCTCTCTGacgtccacccctctctctctcttcctccgacAGATCACCACCAAGACTCGTATTCAAGATATCAATGAGTTGAGATACTATCTCATGCATGAATTGGACCACAAAGCTAGCGATTCTATAAATCATAAGTCCTTCATAAAGGGCCATCATCCCTTTTTATGCAAATACAAAAAATGCTAATAAAACATTTACTGCTCATGCAGGACTTAAATTAATGAATCAATACACACAGCTTCAAGCAATAATaaacaaaaccacatcatttCAATGACAGGAAGATTTTAAGCAGAGACTGAAAACTTGCAACAAAGAAAGCCCTATGGAAACTTTCCATcctgtaaatatttttttttaaatcatcattaaaaaaaaaaaaataatcatcttTAATAACCTTTCAGTGTCTGAAACAGAATATGGTCCACACACTTGaatcaatacatttttttttttcaatttctgaataacaaaataaaaaaataaagtttcTTGATTGAGACAGTTCTACTTTTTGTGCTAGCCTCCAAAACAATGCTATCTGTTCTGGCGTGATCACAGGGGGAGATTATTCACCTCGTTTTTGTTCATTACtaaataatggtgataataatattacaactgctgctactaagaatatcaataatgatattaacaacAAAATTCATAATCATTTCATTATAGTTATAATACTAACAGTGTACTCATATAGACCTTTCCAACCTCTAAAAGCACTTCAACAATAACAGGtcagtcacaaacacaccacacacatacgcagtcaGGCACACCAGCACGAACATCCATGACTACAGACATGGAATGGAGTGCGTTCATTCCGTGGATGCTGCTTGAATGAGGATACAGTTTTAGAATTGttatttaaaatatatatatatatatatatttttttttttttcaaaaaaggaaaaagaagacatcCCAAACCCACAGCTGTTTCTGATAAAACAGTTCAAaatattttgagaaaaaaaaaggttcagctGCTCATAACCTAACGATATTCATGACTGAGAagacaaaaaaggaaaggaaaaaaaaaaaagagagagagagagagagaaacacagaagagaAATAACTGGATAGATGAACTTTCCCTGAATGACCTGTGATGCTGGcaatatctaataataataatggatatttacatagcacatttctccagaaatactgctcaaagcactttagaTTTTGTTCTGCACTCCctgcctccccatcaatactcttctcaaccccaacacactcacacacacggaaacacatgaaaaaaaaaaacaaaaaaacaatacaaaacaacaacaacaacaaagaaaaaaccaccTCACTCAATTggacattggaaaccacccacccacctaggACGTCCTCCAGAAaatgcatccctgcaacacgcactcaggcacacgaacgcacaaCACTCACCAACACCCCGCCACGCACACACGGCAAACAACCTCCCCAcaccaaaacatgcacccaaaaccagatcacaccaagatttaaaaaaataaaaaataaactaaataaaaaaaatgctgttactgctgttggaaatGATGTGTTTTCAGATAAGGCTTAAACGATTTCAGTGAGAGAGAATGACGCAAATTTTCTGGTAATTTGTTCCACAATGATGGAGCTAAATGATCTGTGCTGAATTGGTTTAAAATGTTGCTTGTATTCATTTCCTAACcccccttaaaacacacacacacacacacacaaaagagtgtgggtggggagtgtggtcATTATGGATTGTTCAACAAGGTTGATATGTAGAATAAAATCTTAGGGTTCTCCAataaacaagcatgcacacagcaACCACACTATCACTTGAA
This genomic interval carries:
- the LOC143299356 gene encoding uncharacterized protein LOC143299356; protein product: MTEKCALVGAAINASLTQAASAAVAVDKCHSFYDHACGKNEKPDDVGDSTFSKEFSPLLNAVLEDLYQMTADVLSQPISPVATEGEKVAKILFGTCKATNTIYDTLPALQEMHTLFAALGFNINLTSPLTIEDMQLTSLEHYDDGPLFSVRRVPVFDGNKFTYLPQISPPRLVLKPSLYDPSSQSIRVIQETEKAYLMTLRNILFSFFTLNLRGSSPPPDLNEKIEARMWDVLNFEKQLKQILPDDTADWTRLNAETMTVGRVEQFTPSLSWASMLNKRSADRVRVYYKDYLETLDILLQRSEDDVVKTYIFYHVLFRKGWPLVPRSLREVMMTFLEVDVPLDYSDTGCAKITFDVAFPDAVQLLKSNAVETFMVEENFSEELVHNLTVTLDSVLTDLGWLTELTRNFLASKMSLLATSGPELGVRKETVNPEFRSNVSATQSFLSNALQRRRSLVAMERTLDERKVDRPDEVRLQFSPLYSVDTDTLYLPLAFIHLGTWLKDSAELLPLYQYIAARSILSGLLHPETRNSWTDPSVLSLQERITCMSDNVTPTLSSNVDPDHLTNLITAAATLQLINKDETSASKEQLTLGSNTFADKKQFRFYLLAQAYCSGDVFKELGELAPGKPKAEVELNFAIANDNLFGMAFGCEPGLPMAGISTCSLWDEDSFFDYNS